The DNA segment CTTCAATGGCTTCTCCAAAAGCGCGGACATTTTTTTGGCCCACCGCTGCAACCAAGGCGCAGCTGAACGCCATATTTTGAATAAAATGGGCCATGGGGATTTTTAGAGGAAGAACTTTTCTTGCGCGTTTGGTCAGTAAAGGAAAGTGGGGGGTCACCAGTACCACCACCAGATTGGGAATAACCCCTAAAGGGACAGTTTTTTTTGTTTTTGGATTGCTGATGACCACCCCTCCGAAAAGAGAGGCAGAGATATTATCCAAAAAATAGCCACCGCTGACCCGGCTTTCCGCCTTTGCACAGGGAATGAGGAGCTCTTCTTTTTTTAAAGGTTCCCCGAAAAGAATATTCGTGGCGAAGCCTCCTGCAACTGCACTGGCAGCGCTGCTTCCGAGGCCGTTCCCGGGAATGTTCTTGTGCAGCCAGAGATCCACTCCCTTTTTTATTCCTAATCTTTTCCGTACTTCTTGGGCGGCAATTCCAACCGTATTTTTTCTCGCATCTTTTGGGATTTGGGTTTGGGTTCCCGAGATCGAGTGGATCCTGATTCCGGAATCGGAAGATAAACTTGCTGTAACCCAATCTCCGATTCCGGTCACGGCGCAACCCAGGACATCAAAACCCGGCCCAATGTTTCCCACCGAAGCGGGAGCAAAAACAGTGACTATTTTGGGTTGTTTTTTAGACATTCTGCCTTTAAATCCACCTTATTAAAGGGAGCTTTAAAAGTGAGATAAGTTTTTTCTACTCAAAGTGAAAGTGTTGGGGTTAAATTGGTCATTCCCGCGGAAGCGGGAATCCAGGCTTATTTTGAACCCATCTAAAAAACCCGCGTAAGGGGAAATCCCTTCCACTTTCACAATCGATTACACAAAAAAAATTTTTTTTCCCCCCGTCACTATATCACATTGAATCCTGATCTCCAATCCTGGAATTCTTTTTTGAAAGGGGGAAGAAGGTGAAATCAAATGGGGTGGAACCCCTTGCAAAAAGAGGCCTTCGGAGAAATTAGGAGTGAATTGATGGTAGACAGGGGTTATCATTTGGGGTAGAATTTTGAGTTAAACACTTTTAAATTTGAAATTCAGAGGAGATCTAAACGATGCCACAAAAAAAGCCTTCCCCCTCTAAATTGATTCCCAGAAAAGTCTTGTTTGGAAATCCGGTGAAGACCAGCCCCAAGATTTCTCCTGATGGGAAAAGAATTGCATTCCTGGCCCCGGTGGAGGACGTTTTGAATGTGTGGGTGGGGGCCATCGGCGGGGATGAATTTAAGGCGGTGACCAAGGACCGTGACCGTGGGATTCAACTGTTTTTTTGGGCCGATGATAATAAGCACATCATGTATCTCAAAGATGTTGGGGGAAATGAAAACTGGAATCTTTTCGCGGTGGATTTTGAAAAGGACGATATCCGGGAACTTACTCCGTATAAAGATGTCCAGGTGCGTGTCATCGAT comes from the Nitrospiria bacterium genome and includes:
- a CDS encoding homoserine kinase, which produces MSKKQPKIVTVFAPASVGNIGPGFDVLGCAVTGIGDWVTASLSSDSGIRIHSISGTQTQIPKDARKNTVGIAAQEVRKRLGIKKGVDLWLHKNIPGNGLGSSAASAVAGGFATNILFGEPLKKEELLIPCAKAESRVSGGYFLDNISASLFGGVVISNPKTKKTVPLGVIPNLVVVLVTPHFPLLTKRARKVLPLKIPMAHFIQNMAFSCALVAAVGQKNVRAFGEAIEDVIVEPKRSVLIPGFSEVKKAALKNGAFGCSISGAGSTLFAITDHPTKGEKIGRAMQQAFQRKGLKATVTVSSMDRHGVRMVKGKIL